In Candidatus Cloacimonadota bacterium, a single window of DNA contains:
- a CDS encoding DUF3578 domain-containing protein: MADQFFESIIRFLRQTQTDDLSSKDYPREYHDLKVKFGFGAGNQTKVPWIAFRGFGQEVQNGIYPVFLFYKSKQVMILAYGISATNTPENKWEFDGTEPQTIGDYFLSNGLGKPDKFDQSFVSKPYIIDSDKTNFGLDEAEVMTDLDAIITKYKNQFKDQPLPPPTLPENQRFDVSHFVTAATAANYRVTSDLATRYVASLLTKPFVILTGLSGSGKTKLAQVFAQWICKTEDQYRLVPVGADWTNREPLLGYPNALDPGKYVSPDSQVLELIIEAGKPENQNKPYFLILDEMNMSHVERYFADFLSAMESGQDIFLHPGSVPIDGIPPSVKLPSNLFIVGTVNIDETTYMFSPKVLDRANVIEFRVDDTEMDAYLENHTSSKISMKQGLGAQYSGGFMVLRNGGGASQSFAREELMKFFKELKPIGAEFGYRTAAEMNRFCALMKELGPKKDDNSILDGAILQKLLPKVHGSRKKLDPVLKTLLGLCLDDPDPKTRAEVVEKLIAETKRPDDPDVPVSYPLSLQKLLRMYRNMTDNGFTSFTEA, encoded by the coding sequence ATGGCTGACCAGTTTTTCGAATCGATTATACGCTTTCTTAGGCAGACTCAGACAGATGATCTAAGCTCTAAAGACTATCCAAGAGAATATCACGATCTAAAAGTGAAATTTGGTTTTGGAGCAGGCAATCAAACGAAGGTTCCCTGGATCGCTTTCAGGGGGTTTGGTCAAGAGGTCCAAAATGGCATTTACCCAGTTTTCCTCTTTTATAAATCCAAGCAAGTGATGATTCTGGCCTATGGGATAAGCGCTACTAATACGCCTGAAAACAAATGGGAATTCGATGGGACTGAACCTCAGACCATAGGTGACTACTTTCTTTCAAACGGTTTGGGTAAGCCTGATAAGTTCGATCAATCTTTCGTTAGTAAGCCATATATAATTGACTCCGATAAAACTAATTTCGGTCTGGACGAAGCTGAAGTAATGACAGACCTTGATGCCATTATTACCAAATACAAAAATCAGTTTAAAGATCAACCTCTGCCGCCTCCGACACTTCCAGAAAACCAAAGATTCGACGTCTCTCATTTCGTCACTGCCGCCACCGCCGCCAATTACCGCGTCACTTCAGATCTGGCCACCCGTTACGTGGCCTCGCTGCTCACCAAGCCTTTTGTTATCCTCACCGGCCTGTCCGGTTCGGGCAAGACCAAGCTGGCCCAGGTCTTCGCCCAATGGATCTGCAAAACAGAAGACCAGTACCGGCTGGTCCCGGTGGGCGCTGACTGGACGAACCGGGAACCTCTTTTGGGTTATCCCAACGCCCTGGACCCCGGCAAATACGTGAGCCCGGACAGCCAGGTGCTGGAACTTATCATCGAGGCAGGCAAACCAGAAAACCAAAACAAGCCTTATTTTCTCATCCTGGATGAAATGAACATGAGCCACGTGGAGCGCTACTTTGCCGATTTCCTGAGCGCCATGGAATCCGGTCAGGACATCTTTCTCCACCCCGGTTCCGTTCCCATTGATGGCATTCCTCCCAGCGTGAAATTGCCTTCCAACCTCTTCATCGTGGGTACGGTGAACATCGACGAAACCACTTACATGTTCAGCCCCAAGGTCCTGGACCGGGCCAACGTGATCGAGTTTAGGGTTGATGACACGGAAATGGACGCTTATCTGGAAAACCACACCAGCTCCAAGATAAGCATGAAACAGGGCTTGGGGGCTCAATACAGCGGGGGCTTTATGGTTCTCAGAAATGGCGGTGGCGCCAGCCAGTCCTTTGCCCGGGAAGAATTGATGAAATTCTTTAAGGAACTCAAACCCATTGGAGCCGAATTTGGCTACCGCACGGCCGCCGAGATGAACCGCTTTTGCGCTTTGATGAAAGAGCTTGGCCCGAAAAAAGATGATAACAGCATCTTGGATGGCGCTATCCTGCAGAAGCTTCTGCCCAAAGTGCATGGATCGCGAAAAAAACTCGACCCAGTGCTGAAGACACTGCTTGGCCTATGTTTGGATGATCCCGACCCCAAAACCAGGGCGGAGGTAGTTGAGAAGCTGATTGCCGAAACTAAAAGGCCAGATGACCCGGATGTACCTGTTTCTTATCCACTCTCCTTACAGAAGCTTCTCAGGATGTACCGCAATATGACCGACAACGGTTTCACCAGCTTCACAGAGGCCTGA
- a CDS encoding DUF2357 domain-containing protein, giving the protein MLNQLVDHRLTLFDGSTASITIIPESPDSLEIISHELALELSEAEIQVSESCSYEYKLEGYLLSEDHNVVKRSALNKYSGRITPGTYVGTLLIDILSADENVEVGELKLEVRSRKMGHRSDYQNMLSDIADNCNELILRSNTPVVQMVGPVFTDVSKGLYQRFAFLRSILDSQEFRDAVNKVVSTPVSSWSVVETSRDIRNVRRFDRNMTRQIASAAKRQSLPQGHYLSASLTSIPTVLVGSKKIPTADTAENRFVKHALNTFRALCLAVREKAGKDQRLAAEAGVLANRLDQWLGNSLFREIGQPETIPLSSPVLQRREGYREILRVWLMHDLASRITWKGGDDVYGSNKKDVAVLYEYWVFFRLLEIVQNVFRVEPRDIASLISLDNRELNLNLRQGKHLAIKGVYEDKGRIMNIEFSYNRTFSSTADPDSHSSGYPKGGSWTKSLRPDYTLSIWPHGLDGAAGKAIAEEEELIVHIHFDAKYKVEKATDLLGESPVEGKPLPANPQDTDLMKMHAYRDAIRRTGGAYVIYPGSSSMIYKGFHEIIPGLGAFPLNPAAAQTHAGDISLFLKEVADHMMDRITQREKIAKKAYETYKKGKPAPLYAKLPKAENSNRDLLPDETWVLVCYYRNAKHLAWILSNMLYNARAKGQDALKNLSPEAIGAKYILLHSSPTSAQLIYPLSEGGPVLWTQQDLIDHEYPSKPSSPHYLVYQIKKREPVPEFRGLKFKIDELGVSTEYRGIYKPFPVTLDVLLRNKL; this is encoded by the coding sequence ATGCTCAACCAGCTTGTGGACCATCGCCTGACCTTGTTTGATGGTTCCACCGCCTCGATCACCATTATCCCGGAAAGCCCCGACAGCCTGGAGATCATCAGCCACGAACTGGCTCTGGAACTAAGCGAGGCTGAAATCCAGGTATCCGAATCCTGCTCTTATGAATACAAGCTGGAAGGCTACCTGCTGTCCGAAGATCATAACGTGGTTAAACGTTCCGCCTTGAACAAATATTCAGGTCGGATCACGCCAGGCACTTATGTGGGGACCCTGCTAATAGATATCTTGTCGGCCGATGAGAACGTTGAAGTTGGCGAGTTGAAACTTGAAGTTCGCTCCAGGAAGATGGGCCACCGGAGTGATTACCAGAATATGCTTAGTGATATCGCGGACAATTGCAACGAACTTATCCTGCGTTCAAACACTCCCGTGGTTCAAATGGTCGGGCCTGTTTTCACTGATGTCTCCAAAGGGTTGTATCAGAGATTCGCTTTTCTGCGCTCTATCCTGGACTCTCAGGAGTTTCGGGACGCGGTTAACAAAGTTGTTTCTACTCCGGTGAGTTCGTGGAGCGTTGTGGAAACATCTCGCGACATCCGCAATGTCAGGCGCTTTGACAGGAATATGACAAGGCAGATAGCCTCAGCCGCCAAGAGACAATCTTTGCCACAGGGCCATTATCTTTCCGCGTCTTTGACCTCGATACCCACCGTGTTGGTTGGCAGCAAGAAAATCCCAACCGCCGATACCGCGGAAAACCGTTTCGTGAAACACGCTCTCAATACCTTCCGGGCCCTCTGCCTGGCGGTCAGGGAAAAGGCCGGAAAAGACCAGAGGTTGGCCGCTGAAGCGGGTGTGCTGGCCAACAGGCTGGACCAATGGCTGGGGAATTCGCTGTTTCGTGAGATCGGCCAGCCGGAAACCATTCCCCTCAGCAGCCCGGTATTACAGAGGAGGGAAGGGTATCGTGAAATCCTCAGGGTTTGGCTGATGCACGACCTGGCCTCCCGGATTACCTGGAAGGGCGGCGATGATGTTTATGGAAGCAATAAAAAAGACGTGGCCGTCCTCTATGAATACTGGGTGTTTTTCCGCTTGCTGGAGATTGTCCAGAATGTTTTCCGGGTGGAGCCAAGAGACATCGCTTCCCTCATCTCGCTGGACAACAGGGAGCTGAACCTCAATCTCCGCCAGGGAAAGCATCTGGCCATAAAGGGGGTGTATGAAGACAAGGGCAGGATCATGAACATTGAGTTCAGCTATAACCGGACGTTCTCCAGTACCGCCGATCCAGATAGTCATTCCAGCGGCTACCCCAAAGGAGGCAGCTGGACTAAATCTCTGCGGCCTGACTACACCTTAAGCATCTGGCCCCATGGCTTGGATGGAGCCGCCGGAAAGGCAATAGCGGAAGAAGAAGAACTGATCGTGCATATCCATTTCGACGCCAAATACAAAGTGGAAAAAGCTACTGACCTTCTGGGAGAAAGCCCGGTGGAAGGCAAGCCTTTGCCCGCGAATCCTCAGGATACTGACCTGATGAAAATGCATGCCTATCGCGACGCCATCCGTCGCACCGGGGGCGCTTACGTGATCTATCCGGGCAGCAGTTCTATGATTTACAAGGGCTTCCACGAGATCATTCCTGGCCTCGGCGCCTTTCCTCTCAATCCCGCCGCCGCCCAAACACACGCCGGGGATATATCCCTCTTCCTTAAAGAGGTTGCCGACCATATGATGGACCGGATCACCCAGCGGGAGAAAATCGCCAAAAAAGCTTATGAAACATACAAAAAGGGCAAACCAGCTCCCCTCTACGCCAAACTCCCCAAAGCCGAAAACTCCAACCGTGATTTGCTCCCGGACGAGACTTGGGTTTTGGTTTGCTATTACAGAAACGCCAAACATCTGGCCTGGATCCTGAGCAACATGCTCTACAACGCGAGGGCCAAGGGGCAGGATGCCCTGAAAAACCTGTCTCCGGAAGCCATCGGCGCCAAATATATCCTGCTCCATTCCAGCCCCACCTCAGCCCAGCTGATCTATCCGCTAAGTGAGGGTGGGCCTGTCCTCTGGACCCAACAAGACCTCATCGATCATGAATATCCTTCCAAGCCGAGTTCTCCTCATTATCTGGTGTACCAAATCAAGAAGCGTGAGCCTGTCCCGGAATTCAGAGGATTGAAGTTCAAGATCGATGAACTGGGAGTTTCTACAGAATATCGCGGAATCTATAAGCCCTTTCCGGTGACTTTGGATGTGTTGTTGCGGAATAAGCTATAG